One window from the genome of Pseudanabaena yagii GIHE-NHR1 encodes:
- a CDS encoding DUF6825 family protein, producing MSKTPLDAFFIGRATAEAVIDRIEHTVTDALSALGKFDAEQREQIRIFVETVLEKAEQQKGNVVTEDSDIDADELQETIDNLRAEIAQLKSELQQYRDR from the coding sequence ATGAGCAAAACTCCATTAGACGCTTTCTTTATTGGTAGAGCCACTGCTGAGGCTGTAATCGATCGCATTGAACATACCGTAACCGATGCCCTTAGTGCCTTGGGAAAATTTGATGCTGAGCAACGCGAACAAATCCGTATCTTTGTTGAAACCGTTCTCGAAAAGGCTGAGCAACAAAAGGGTAATGTAGTCACCGAAGATAGCGATATCGATGCCGATGAACTACAAGAAACTATTGATAACCTCCGCGCCGAAATTGCTCAACTAAAATCAGAACTACAGCAATATCGCGATCGCTAA
- a CDS encoding zinc metalloprotease HtpX gives MSTPESEFPHSELPHKAGRADQVGASLVTAKIAGNLAFASSITIALLVGIVFSLVTATIFIVNSPNPILGFGVAVIVTVLVNAIIFFVSPWIMDLTQGWLYHTRWVKIEEIERLSPESARTIQRVCNLKKITQPRLGIIDDNNPTAFTYGALPNSARLVVSAGLFKYLDDDEAATVYAHELGHIVHWDFAVMTVASTLVQITYLLYVTIREVGKKINDERAENAAMITAFIAYGFYIVGTYLLLYLSRTREYFADHFAAEQTGNPNALSRALVKIAYGIVQETEKATEPSRLMQGTRALGIYDSKAAASTGTAYQISSSPEKIGRLFLWDLFNPWGWWMELNSTHPLTGKRVRALSNYAEQLGLDMEFDMGRVVAEGKRLDKKRLYGTFYQDVLLYGAEFIAIILGLAIGAVLFKSIGGLKAFVAIPLLLLGVVMIFKRSVMYPSSKNAPATDVITLMSDAYASPLRGQPVQLEGNLIGRGDAGYVFGSDLKLQDKSGMMYLLYASRWGPFGNFFFGMKRVQGLIGMETTAKGWFRRGVASWMDLELLSTANGNKVSSHPAFWGLVWSIIFLAIGVLLFLAK, from the coding sequence ATGTCCACACCAGAATCAGAATTTCCCCATTCAGAATTACCTCATAAGGCGGGGCGTGCCGATCAAGTTGGTGCAAGCCTCGTCACAGCTAAAATTGCAGGTAATCTTGCCTTTGCCTCTAGTATTACGATCGCCCTACTTGTGGGGATTGTATTTTCCCTAGTCACGGCAACAATTTTTATCGTCAATAGCCCCAATCCGATCCTTGGATTTGGCGTTGCGGTAATCGTCACTGTTTTAGTCAATGCGATCATCTTCTTTGTATCGCCTTGGATCATGGACTTGACTCAAGGTTGGCTCTATCACACCCGCTGGGTCAAGATCGAAGAAATTGAACGCCTCAGTCCTGAATCAGCCCGTACCATTCAACGTGTGTGTAATCTCAAAAAGATTACCCAGCCACGTTTAGGGATCATTGATGATAACAATCCGACTGCTTTTACCTATGGGGCTTTGCCTAATAGCGCTCGTCTAGTGGTTAGTGCAGGTTTATTCAAATATCTTGATGATGACGAAGCTGCCACTGTCTATGCCCATGAGCTAGGACATATTGTGCATTGGGACTTTGCGGTGATGACCGTTGCCTCGACCTTGGTGCAAATTACTTATTTGCTCTATGTCACCATTCGCGAGGTTGGCAAAAAAATTAATGATGAACGGGCAGAAAATGCCGCTATGATTACTGCCTTTATTGCCTATGGTTTTTATATTGTTGGCACATATTTGCTGCTCTATCTATCGCGCACTAGAGAATATTTTGCTGACCATTTCGCCGCCGAGCAAACGGGCAATCCCAATGCTTTGTCACGCGCTTTGGTGAAAATTGCCTATGGCATTGTCCAAGAAACTGAAAAAGCAACGGAGCCAAGTCGTTTGATGCAGGGTACTCGCGCCCTTGGTATCTATGATTCTAAGGCAGCAGCTTCTACGGGTACGGCTTATCAAATTTCATCTTCTCCAGAAAAAATTGGTCGTCTCTTCCTGTGGGATTTGTTTAATCCTTGGGGTTGGTGGATGGAGCTAAACTCGACCCATCCGCTCACGGGCAAGCGAGTGCGTGCTCTCAGTAACTATGCTGAGCAGCTTGGGTTAGATATGGAGTTTGATATGGGGCGTGTGGTTGCCGAAGGTAAACGCCTCGACAAAAAACGGCTCTATGGAACTTTCTATCAAGATGTTCTGCTCTATGGTGCAGAATTCATTGCGATTATCCTTGGTTTAGCGATCGGTGCAGTTCTATTTAAGAGTATTGGTGGCTTAAAAGCATTTGTGGCGATTCCATTACTATTGTTAGGTGTCGTGATGATATTTAAGCGATCGGTCATGTATCCCAGTTCCAAGAATGCGCCAGCAACTGATGTAATTACCCTGATGTCCGATGCCTATGCTAGTCCTCTGCGTGGTCAACCTGTGCAATTGGAAGGAAATCTGATCGGTCGTGGCGATGCAGGTTATGTGTTTGGCTCCGATCTGAAGTTACAGGACAAATCAGGCATGATGTATCTGCTCTATGCTTCTCGTTGGGGACCTTTTGGTAATTTCTTTTTTGGTATGAAGCGGGTACAGGGTTTGATTGGAATGGAAACTACTGCTAAAGGTTGGTTCCGTCGTGGTGTTGCCTCTTGGATGGATTTAGAACTTCTATCTACTGCTAATGGCAATAAAGTATCTAGTCATCCCGCTTTTTGGGGACTAGTCTGGTCAATCATCTTTTTAGCGATCGGTGTATTGTTATTTCTTGCTAAGTAG
- the lnt gene encoding apolipoprotein N-acyltransferase: protein MRNLQNLLFAALGGVLMGLTPDPFSQWWLAWIALIPLWMLAQKLKFKSAIAMGAVWGFCYHGMALFWITSVHPMEWMGVPWWTSFWIATLVWLLITGWGAVLSGLWAGGMSLLTHKLNVPSRIIIACAIFSGLEIVWSWGPLYWTALGYTQSPHDLLLLQISRLSGQQTMTSAIVVINGLLAETLLHKPWRDRQPLWNQQKQSIVLLNWAKQWRYAIAAIVMLLAMSGYGAWEMQSDRMISTNSQAIKAGIIQGNFPNALTVKPKGWEIAVNNYTKGYEKLAQSGAEMIVTPETAISFLYPNYDARREPFDQVVEKYRVPVWLGGFGKTRNPNTEDPNNYTNSLFLIDGSNKILGQYDKVRLVPVGEYIPFKPILGSLIKRLSPLRGEVEAGSSEQLVDTPWGRFIVGICYESAYPATFRFQTAAGGRLILSASNNAHFASYMSAQHHAQDVARAIESDRWAVRATNTGYSGFVDPNGRTVWLSDVNTYETHLETVYLRDTKTLYVMWGDWLTPLLCITSVAIYAKHRFA, encoded by the coding sequence ATGAGAAATTTGCAAAACCTTCTATTTGCTGCCCTTGGTGGTGTACTCATGGGGCTTACGCCCGATCCCTTTAGTCAATGGTGGCTAGCATGGATTGCTCTCATTCCTCTCTGGATGCTAGCTCAGAAGCTAAAATTCAAAAGCGCGATCGCAATGGGCGCAGTATGGGGGTTTTGCTATCACGGCATGGCGTTATTTTGGATTACATCAGTGCATCCGATGGAATGGATGGGCGTACCTTGGTGGACTAGCTTTTGGATTGCGACATTAGTTTGGTTACTGATTACAGGATGGGGAGCCGTATTATCAGGACTATGGGCAGGCGGAATGTCTTTACTTACGCACAAACTGAATGTTCCAAGTCGGATTATTATTGCTTGCGCGATTTTTAGTGGATTAGAAATTGTTTGGAGTTGGGGTCCCCTTTATTGGACAGCATTAGGCTATACCCAGAGTCCCCATGATTTACTGTTGCTCCAAATTAGCCGACTCTCTGGACAACAGACGATGACTTCTGCAATTGTGGTAATCAATGGATTATTAGCAGAAACCCTATTACATAAACCTTGGCGCGATCGCCAGCCCCTATGGAACCAACAAAAGCAGTCCATAGTTTTACTAAATTGGGCTAAGCAATGGCGCTATGCGATCGCCGCAATTGTGATGTTATTAGCAATGTCTGGCTATGGCGCATGGGAAATGCAAAGCGATCGCATGATCAGCACCAACTCTCAAGCAATTAAAGCAGGAATCATTCAAGGTAACTTCCCTAATGCGCTGACGGTAAAGCCGAAAGGATGGGAAATCGCTGTTAATAATTACACTAAAGGCTATGAGAAACTAGCTCAGTCGGGCGCAGAAATGATCGTCACCCCTGAAACAGCGATTTCTTTTCTCTATCCCAATTACGATGCCAGACGCGAACCTTTCGATCAAGTAGTCGAAAAATATCGCGTTCCTGTGTGGTTAGGAGGCTTTGGCAAAACGCGCAATCCTAATACTGAAGACCCGAATAACTATACGAATAGCCTCTTTCTGATCGATGGTTCCAATAAAATCCTCGGTCAATATGACAAGGTGCGGCTCGTTCCTGTTGGGGAATATATTCCCTTTAAACCAATTTTAGGAAGTTTAATCAAGCGTCTATCACCATTACGAGGCGAAGTAGAAGCAGGTTCCAGCGAGCAACTAGTCGATACACCTTGGGGACGTTTTATCGTTGGCATTTGTTATGAATCTGCTTATCCCGCCACTTTCCGATTTCAAACTGCCGCAGGTGGTCGCTTAATTCTCTCAGCATCTAATAATGCTCATTTCGCTTCCTATATGTCGGCACAACATCATGCCCAAGATGTGGCAAGAGCGATCGAAAGCGATCGCTGGGCGGTGAGGGCAACTAATACAGGCTATTCAGGCTTTGTCGATCCCAATGGGCGCACAGTTTGGCTATCGGATGTGAATACCTATGAAACCCATTTAGAAACGGTTTATTTGCGCGATACCAAGACTCTATATGTCATGTGGGGTGACTGGTTAACACCTTTGCTTTGCATTACCAGTGTTGCAATCTATGCCAAACATCGTTTTGCCTAA
- a CDS encoding NmrA family NAD(P)-binding protein has translation MSLLIVGATGTLGRQITRHALDRGLKVKCLVRYPKKAGFLREWGADLAAGNLMNPESIDDALEGVTEVIDAATTRATGSLRIKDVDWQGKVSLIQAAERANVQRFVFFSILNAEKYPAVPLMDIKNCTEKFLASTDLNYTILKPCGFFQNLIGEYAIPILENQTIWIGGESSPIAYMNTQDIAKFAIRALEVKETERQSFAIAGPKAWQPSEIIKLCERMSGRTRRTANMPLGLLRFARKFALGFEWGWSFAERMAYAEVLASGIPLDADMTETYKIFGLAEEDMTTLESYMQEYFSRILKKLKELDYKEPKIKAPF, from the coding sequence ATGAGCTTACTGATCGTAGGTGCGACAGGTACACTCGGTCGTCAAATAACCCGTCATGCACTGGATCGGGGGCTAAAAGTTAAATGTCTAGTTCGTTATCCTAAAAAAGCGGGCTTCCTCAGAGAGTGGGGTGCTGATTTAGCCGCAGGCAATCTGATGAACCCTGAAAGTATTGATGATGCACTAGAAGGTGTCACTGAGGTAATTGATGCCGCGACAACTAGGGCAACTGGTTCTCTGAGAATCAAAGATGTTGATTGGCAGGGTAAGGTTTCCTTGATCCAAGCAGCCGAACGAGCCAATGTTCAGCGATTTGTATTTTTCTCGATCCTTAATGCTGAGAAATATCCTGCTGTCCCATTGATGGATATCAAAAACTGTACTGAAAAATTTCTTGCATCTACTGATCTCAACTACACCATTCTCAAGCCCTGTGGATTTTTCCAGAACTTGATTGGTGAATATGCGATCCCCATCCTCGAAAATCAAACCATCTGGATTGGCGGCGAATCTTCACCGATCGCCTACATGAATACTCAAGATATCGCCAAATTTGCGATTCGGGCGCTAGAAGTTAAAGAAACTGAACGGCAATCCTTTGCGATCGCAGGTCCCAAAGCATGGCAACCCAGCGAAATCATCAAACTCTGCGAAAGAATGTCGGGACGCACCCGCCGCACAGCTAATATGCCCCTCGGACTTTTGCGATTTGCCCGTAAGTTTGCCCTAGGCTTTGAATGGGGTTGGAGTTTTGCCGAGCGCATGGCATATGCTGAAGTCCTTGCCAGTGGTATTCCCCTTGATGCCGACATGACGGAGACCTACAAAATCTTTGGTCTTGCGGAAGAAGACATGACTACCCTTGAGTCCTATATGCAGGAATACTTTAGCCGTATTCTCAAGAAACTGAAGGAGCTAGATTACAAAGAACCAAAAATTAAAGCTCCTTTTTAA
- the metH gene encoding methionine synthase, whose product MTSLFLERLHSSDRPVIVFDGAMGTNLQVQNLTAKDFGGAEYEGCNEYLVMTKPEAVAKVHRDFLEAGADVIETDTFGGTSIVLNEYNLGHLAYELSKKATELAKSVAAEFSTPEKPRFVAGSIGPTTKLPTLLHIDFDTMKESFIEQIGGLYDGGADLLIVETCQDVLQIKVALNAIAEFFDKKTAEGKPRIPVMVSVTMETTGTMLVGSDISAVVTILEPYPIDILGLNCATGPDLMKEHIQYLSAHSPFVVSCVPNAGLPENVGGQAFYRLTPDDLKGHLAHFVEDLGVQIIGGCCGTRPAHIKALADAAKTLKPKKREPLVVPSAASIYSSQPYIQDNSFLIVGERLNASGSKKTRDLLNAEDWDGLVAIARSQVKEGAHILDVNVDYVGRDGVRDMHELVSRLVTNVTLPLMLDSTEWEKMEAGLKVAGGKCILNSTNYEDGEERFCKVVSLAKQYGAGIVIGTIDEEGMARTADKKFAIASRAYKQATEELGMPASEIFFDTLALPISTGIEEDRQNAAATIESIRRIKEAMPETHVLLGVSNVSFGLNPASRIVLNSVFLHEAMKVGMDSSIVHASKIVPLNRIPERELEVARQLIFDQRQFDGDICTYDPLGEFTKLFEGVSAKRVKVVDDNLTIEEKLKNHIIDGDRIGLDDALTEALKTYEPLTIINQFLLDGMKVVGELFGSGQMQLPFVLQSAETMKSAVAFLEKFMEKAEGSNKGVFLIATVKGDVHDIGKNLVDIILSNNGYKVVNIGIKQSVENIIQAYEECKADCIAMSGLLVKSTAFMKDNLQEFNNRGITVPVILGGAALTPKFVYNDCQNVYNGKVIYGKDAFSDLNFMDKYMPAKAEGKWEDTKGFLDENLALDEVLDSAESATTAAEDKAKKEAALAERYLDTGRSDAVDINIPRPTPPFWGTKILQGTDIPIEELFWNLDLQALFAGQWQFRKPQGQPREEYDLFLQETVYPILHTWKERIINEKLLAPTSIYGYFPVLAEGNTVYVYNPQDIDNIKNAKPINSFVFPRQKSQRRLCIADFFSPKDSGIIDVLPLQAVTVGHIATEFAQGLFKANQYTDYLYFHGLAVQMAEAVAEWTHTRIRHELGFGSEDPDNIRDILAQRYHGSRYSFGYPACPNMQDQYKLLDLLDAKRVGLEMDESEQLYPEQSTTALIVHHPVAKYFSA is encoded by the coding sequence ATGACCAGTCTGTTTCTGGAACGTCTTCATAGCAGCGATCGCCCCGTCATTGTCTTTGATGGTGCGATGGGAACAAATTTGCAAGTCCAAAACCTTACCGCCAAAGATTTTGGCGGCGCAGAGTATGAGGGTTGCAACGAGTATCTGGTGATGACGAAGCCTGAAGCAGTCGCCAAAGTACATCGTGACTTTTTAGAGGCAGGAGCCGATGTAATCGAGACGGATACCTTTGGCGGTACGTCGATCGTCTTGAATGAATATAATTTGGGGCATTTAGCTTACGAACTCAGCAAAAAGGCGACAGAATTAGCCAAGTCCGTTGCTGCTGAATTTTCCACCCCTGAGAAACCTCGTTTTGTGGCAGGCTCGATCGGTCCAACCACAAAGTTACCGACTCTGCTACATATTGATTTCGATACGATGAAGGAGTCTTTTATCGAGCAGATCGGAGGGCTGTACGATGGCGGCGCAGATCTATTAATTGTGGAGACATGTCAGGATGTCCTGCAAATTAAGGTCGCACTCAATGCGATCGCTGAATTTTTCGACAAAAAAACTGCCGAAGGCAAACCCCGCATTCCCGTCATGGTTTCGGTAACGATGGAAACTACTGGCACAATGCTCGTCGGTTCCGACATTTCCGCCGTTGTGACCATTCTCGAACCCTATCCCATCGACATCTTAGGGTTGAACTGCGCCACAGGTCCCGACTTGATGAAAGAGCATATCCAGTATTTGAGCGCCCATTCTCCCTTCGTGGTGTCCTGCGTACCGAATGCGGGCTTACCTGAAAATGTTGGTGGACAAGCTTTTTATCGCCTTACTCCCGACGATCTCAAAGGACATCTAGCTCACTTTGTCGAAGATTTAGGCGTGCAGATTATCGGTGGTTGTTGCGGCACAAGACCCGCCCACATCAAAGCTCTAGCCGATGCTGCCAAGACTCTCAAGCCCAAAAAGCGCGAACCCCTAGTCGTTCCGTCAGCAGCTTCCATTTATAGCTCCCAGCCCTACATTCAAGATAATTCTTTCCTCATTGTCGGAGAAAGATTAAATGCAAGTGGTTCTAAGAAAACTCGCGATTTGCTCAATGCTGAGGATTGGGATGGACTAGTCGCGATCGCGCGATCGCAAGTAAAAGAAGGCGCACATATCCTCGATGTGAACGTGGACTATGTGGGACGCGATGGCGTGCGCGATATGCATGAACTAGTATCGCGCCTCGTCACTAATGTGACTTTACCTCTGATGCTGGATTCCACCGAATGGGAAAAGATGGAAGCAGGACTGAAAGTTGCGGGTGGTAAATGTATTCTCAACTCGACTAATTACGAAGATGGGGAGGAACGCTTCTGCAAAGTTGTAAGTCTCGCCAAGCAATATGGCGCGGGGATCGTCATCGGTACAATTGATGAAGAAGGCATGGCGCGAACTGCTGACAAAAAATTTGCGATCGCTTCCCGTGCCTACAAACAGGCGACGGAAGAATTAGGGATGCCCGCCAGTGAGATTTTCTTTGATACGCTGGCTTTACCGATTTCGACAGGGATCGAAGAGGATCGTCAGAATGCTGCTGCTACCATCGAATCAATCCGCCGCATCAAGGAAGCGATGCCCGAAACCCATGTATTGCTCGGCGTTTCCAATGTTTCCTTTGGTTTAAATCCTGCTTCTCGGATTGTTCTTAACTCGGTATTCTTGCATGAAGCGATGAAAGTCGGTATGGATTCATCAATTGTTCATGCTAGCAAGATCGTACCGCTAAATCGCATTCCTGAAAGAGAATTAGAAGTAGCAAGGCAATTAATCTTTGATCAGCGTCAATTTGATGGTGATATCTGCACCTACGATCCCCTTGGCGAATTTACGAAGCTATTTGAAGGAGTTTCGGCAAAGCGCGTTAAAGTCGTTGATGATAATCTCACGATTGAGGAGAAACTCAAAAATCATATTATTGACGGCGATCGCATTGGTTTAGATGACGCACTCACTGAGGCGCTAAAAACCTACGAACCACTGACAATCATCAATCAATTCCTCCTTGATGGCATGAAAGTGGTTGGCGAACTCTTTGGCTCAGGACAGATGCAACTTCCCTTTGTGCTGCAATCTGCCGAAACCATGAAATCGGCAGTTGCTTTCCTAGAGAAGTTCATGGAAAAAGCCGAAGGTTCCAATAAAGGCGTATTCCTGATTGCCACCGTGAAAGGTGATGTTCACGATATTGGTAAAAACCTCGTCGATATCATTCTCTCCAACAATGGCTACAAAGTCGTCAATATCGGCATCAAGCAATCGGTAGAGAACATCATTCAAGCCTATGAAGAATGCAAAGCAGATTGCATTGCCATGAGTGGCTTATTGGTCAAATCCACAGCCTTCATGAAGGATAACCTACAGGAATTTAATAACCGTGGCATCACTGTTCCCGTCATTCTCGGCGGCGCAGCACTCACCCCTAAATTTGTCTATAACGACTGTCAGAATGTCTATAACGGCAAGGTCATTTATGGGAAAGATGCTTTCTCTGACCTAAACTTCATGGATAAATATATGCCAGCCAAGGCTGAAGGCAAATGGGAAGATACTAAAGGCTTCTTAGATGAGAATCTTGCCCTTGACGAGGTGCTAGATTCGGCAGAAAGTGCCACCACTGCGGCTGAGGATAAGGCGAAGAAAGAGGCGGCGCTTGCGGAACGCTATTTAGATACTGGTCGTTCTGATGCAGTTGATATCAACATTCCCCGTCCCACACCTCCCTTCTGGGGAACGAAGATCTTGCAAGGTACAGATATTCCTATTGAGGAACTATTCTGGAATCTCGATTTGCAAGCACTTTTTGCAGGTCAATGGCAATTTCGCAAGCCCCAAGGTCAGCCTCGCGAGGAGTATGATCTATTTCTGCAAGAAACCGTTTATCCAATTCTGCATACATGGAAAGAACGGATCATCAATGAGAAGTTACTAGCGCCAACCTCTATCTATGGCTATTTCCCCGTCCTAGCGGAAGGAAATACGGTCTATGTTTACAATCCTCAAGATATCGACAATATCAAGAACGCGAAGCCAATCAATTCCTTTGTATTCCCTCGCCAAAAGTCTCAACGCCGTCTCTGCATTGCCGATTTCTTCTCACCCAAGGATTCGGGAATCATTGATGTCTTGCCCTTGCAAGCGGTCACCGTTGGGCATATTGCCACTGAGTTTGCTCAAGGACTATTCAAGGCGAATCAATATACCGATTACCTCTATTTTCACGGCTTAGCGGTGCAGATGGCGGAAGCAGTGGCGGAATGGACACATACACGCATTCGTCATGAACTCGGTTTTGGTAGCGAAGATCCCGATAATATCCGCGATATTCTCGCCCAGCGCTATCATGGCTCTCGCTATAGTTTTGGCTATCCCGCCTGTCCGAATATGCAGGATCAGTACAAGCTTCTCGATCTGCTCGATGCCAAGCGTGTTGGTTTGGAAATGGATGAGAGCGAACAACTTTATCCTGAACAGTCAACTACTGCATTGATTGTGCATCATCCTGTGGCTAAGTACTTCAGTGCTTAA
- a CDS encoding AAA family ATPase encodes MLKSLKIENFRCFQSFEMQQLGRLNLIVGTNNSGKTSILEAIQLLIALPTNHAILSDITVDRSEYINENSDTHLAIRHLFYNHKIDEGFQISITGIDSSGKSEQTLLKGQKNRDDGSPELYVLHWDDVENRVQNTSLCLPISQDGIIVIDSQRKANWEKSFSRLPPKTRFVSSSSFSSEQMIELFERIVITPEEDLVIDALKIIEHRIKRIANVSSGKYRYEGAHSGFIVQLTDEPQRIPIGSMGDGMWRILGLALAIVNAKDGVLLVDEIDTGLHFTVMSDMWKMLWETAKRLNVQIFATTHSNDCWQSLADIANAENPSEDGITIHRVEKGKTHSIVFTEDEIAIAAEEGIEVR; translated from the coding sequence ATGTTGAAATCCCTCAAAATCGAAAATTTCCGTTGCTTCCAATCCTTTGAGATGCAACAACTTGGCAGGTTAAATCTCATAGTTGGTACTAACAACAGTGGTAAAACTTCTATCCTAGAAGCCATTCAATTATTAATTGCTTTACCAACAAATCACGCAATATTGAGTGATATTACTGTTGATCGTAGTGAATATATCAATGAAAATAGTGATACTCATCTTGCTATTCGCCATCTTTTCTACAATCACAAAATCGATGAAGGTTTTCAAATTTCGATTACTGGCATAGATAGCTCTGGCAAATCAGAACAAACTCTTCTTAAAGGTCAGAAGAATAGAGATGATGGATCTCCTGAATTGTATGTTTTACATTGGGATGATGTAGAAAATAGAGTCCAAAATACAAGCCTATGTCTGCCAATTTCTCAAGATGGAATCATTGTTATTGATTCACAAAGAAAAGCTAATTGGGAAAAAAGTTTTAGTAGATTACCACCAAAAACTCGCTTTGTAAGTTCATCTTCTTTTTCGTCTGAACAAATGATCGAGCTGTTTGAGCGCATAGTGATTACACCAGAAGAAGATCTTGTAATAGATGCATTAAAAATAATTGAGCATCGTATCAAACGAATTGCAAATGTTAGTTCTGGTAAGTATCGGTATGAAGGAGCGCATAGTGGATTTATCGTTCAACTTACTGACGAACCCCAACGTATACCAATTGGTAGCATGGGCGATGGAATGTGGCGGATTTTAGGACTTGCTTTAGCGATCGTAAATGCAAAAGATGGCGTTTTGTTAGTGGATGAAATTGATACGGGTCTGCACTTTACGGTGATGTCTGATATGTGGAAAATGCTCTGGGAAACTGCAAAGCGCCTTAACGTCCAGATTTTTGCGACTACCCATAGCAATGATTGCTGGCAGAGTTTAGCGGATATTGCTAATGCTGAAAATCCTAGTGAAGATGGTATTACGATTCATCGAGTTGAGAAAGGGAAAACTCACAGTATTGTCTTTACTGAAGATGAAATTGCGATCGCTGCTGAAGAAGGGATTGAGGTACGCTAG
- a CDS encoding DUF3226 domain-containing protein encodes MITKTRLLLVEGDDDKRVIPELIEKNGVAWTQDDPLIPHIHSCGGYPKLLNQIKPRLKESSLSQLGVIIDADDNPLGRWESIKNRCQASIPNLPNKLPEDGLICKVTKELKFGVWLMPDNFQRGMLETFLAYMIPADNEPLWQFAQLSVQEAISRGAKLTEVQYDKANIYTWLAWQDPPGRQLHQAVKETVLDPQHPNAQKFVKWFKDLYGL; translated from the coding sequence ATGATTACAAAAACAAGGCTCTTGCTTGTGGAAGGAGATGACGATAAGCGTGTAATCCCTGAATTAATTGAAAAAAATGGCGTGGCATGGACTCAAGACGATCCTCTCATTCCTCATATTCATTCATGCGGAGGATATCCCAAATTATTAAATCAGATTAAACCTCGCTTAAAAGAATCTTCTCTGTCTCAACTTGGAGTAATTATTGATGCAGATGATAACCCTCTTGGTCGTTGGGAAAGCATCAAAAATCGATGTCAAGCAAGTATTCCAAATTTGCCTAATAAATTGCCTGAAGATGGCTTAATTTGCAAAGTCACAAAAGAGCTTAAATTTGGAGTTTGGCTGATGCCTGACAATTTTCAACGAGGGATGTTAGAGACTTTTCTAGCCTATATGATTCCTGCCGACAACGAACCGCTATGGCAATTTGCTCAATTGTCAGTCCAAGAAGCAATAAGCAGGGGCGCGAAACTGACAGAAGTACAATATGACAAAGCTAATATTTACACTTGGCTTGCTTGGCAAGATCCCCCAGGTCGGCAATTACATCAAGCGGTCAAAGAAACGGTTCTTGATCCTCAACATCCTAATGCTCAGAAATTTGTGAAATGGTTTAAGGATTTGTATGGATTGTGA